A single region of the Microlunatus panaciterrae genome encodes:
- a CDS encoding glycosyltransferase codes for MAVCGLALAWVALKQPGPVVSVVAALAVPVVAYGLGWSRRQILVSALSLGSFVAVVDYLSWRTTVINWSAWWISLPLLIAEAFGALHAVGIAWTVWPRPEKPWQPTADATELPIFVLIPTVNEGVDVVGPTIDAALLARSAFQDRYPHASVTIVVCNDGRVANWNGWRDVERLAKSRGVVHVARQVGGGAKAGNIEHARRLLNIHGNALLVVFDADQIAEPEFLLATVPVLDDEQVAWVQTSQTYRNLDNPVARWAEHQQAIFYKILCPGKARQNSAFICGTNVVIRAAALDEIGGFPQDSVTEDFAASLRLHARWRSVFVPGVLARGLGPMDLRSYFGQQRRWAIGTLGALRTNGRQIFWPSRTGLSLEQRVQYGLAATHYLGGLKDLIFVLAPLVFLVTAIPAVSGATLGDFINHFLPYLIFSQGVLLVAANGKTSWRGLVMGFASFPVLVGSLVTVLAGRRIGFAVTAKSRAAGRQVGHVLPHLVGLGICLAVLAFSFATGRVGAAQLVSLVWVGYSLLSFSVALGLALADVRGLRLPSSGQQRPSVGQRLRVLARVLPRRRRRYALAAGTATLALLAVATVALPNLDPSAAAAFEPSAKPSELKVGLALAGDAPPSGSIALGRKWDLIGRTQQVDEPFDLAWMSSRRQEGTTPWITLVFGTGGDDLDSGLPAIVNGTHDGELRRWADQARAFGGPIYLTVLPQVDRSWAATTAVAHGGIPADVGPAWSHVRELFRSEGANNVAFVWAPADPDSDQLFAPAANQVDAVLLSLISYPGTSWADPDRAITAVQARHPGKAVLLEISAAGSDSAKATWISKAVHAAQKNGQVRALIYHQAPPDGSKDPRWPLLPGSSSARSFEAASVSGTAGTEVQR; via the coding sequence ATGGCAGTCTGTGGCCTCGCCTTGGCCTGGGTCGCGCTCAAGCAGCCGGGCCCCGTCGTCTCCGTGGTCGCGGCTCTGGCGGTGCCGGTCGTCGCGTACGGGCTGGGCTGGAGCCGGCGTCAGATCCTGGTGAGCGCCCTGTCGTTGGGCTCCTTCGTCGCGGTCGTCGACTACCTGAGCTGGCGGACGACAGTGATCAACTGGTCAGCGTGGTGGATCTCGCTGCCACTCTTGATCGCCGAGGCCTTCGGGGCCCTGCATGCCGTCGGGATCGCCTGGACCGTGTGGCCGCGGCCTGAGAAGCCCTGGCAGCCGACGGCAGATGCGACCGAGCTGCCGATCTTTGTCCTGATCCCGACCGTCAACGAGGGAGTCGACGTCGTCGGCCCGACCATTGACGCGGCTCTGCTGGCCCGCTCGGCGTTCCAGGATCGCTATCCGCACGCCTCGGTGACGATCGTCGTCTGCAACGACGGCCGGGTCGCCAACTGGAACGGCTGGCGAGACGTCGAGCGGCTCGCCAAGAGCCGTGGCGTGGTTCACGTGGCCCGGCAGGTCGGTGGGGGTGCCAAGGCCGGCAACATCGAACACGCCCGTCGGCTGCTGAACATCCACGGCAACGCTCTGCTGGTGGTCTTCGACGCCGACCAGATCGCCGAGCCGGAGTTCCTGCTGGCCACCGTGCCCGTGCTCGACGACGAGCAGGTGGCCTGGGTGCAGACGAGCCAGACCTACCGCAACCTGGACAACCCGGTCGCCCGGTGGGCCGAGCACCAGCAGGCGATCTTCTACAAGATCTTGTGCCCGGGCAAGGCCAGGCAGAACTCGGCCTTCATCTGTGGCACCAACGTGGTCATTCGTGCGGCCGCCCTCGACGAGATCGGCGGCTTCCCGCAGGACTCCGTCACCGAGGACTTCGCCGCCTCGCTGAGGCTGCACGCCCGCTGGCGCAGCGTCTTCGTCCCGGGAGTGCTGGCACGGGGCCTCGGCCCGATGGATCTGCGGTCCTACTTCGGACAGCAGCGCCGCTGGGCGATCGGGACTCTCGGAGCGCTGCGCACCAACGGCAGACAGATCTTCTGGCCGTCGCGGACGGGCCTCAGCCTCGAGCAGCGGGTCCAGTACGGACTGGCCGCCACGCACTACCTCGGAGGACTCAAGGATCTGATCTTCGTCCTTGCCCCGTTGGTCTTCCTGGTCACCGCCATCCCCGCCGTGAGCGGTGCCACGCTGGGTGACTTCATCAACCACTTCCTGCCGTACCTGATCTTCTCCCAGGGTGTCCTCCTGGTGGCGGCCAACGGCAAGACGTCCTGGCGTGGCCTGGTGATGGGGTTCGCCAGCTTCCCTGTGCTGGTCGGCAGCCTGGTCACCGTTCTCGCCGGTCGCAGGATCGGCTTCGCGGTCACCGCCAAGTCGCGGGCGGCGGGCCGCCAGGTCGGGCACGTCCTGCCGCACCTCGTCGGTCTGGGCATCTGCCTGGCAGTGCTCGCGTTCTCCTTCGCTACTGGTCGGGTGGGTGCGGCCCAGCTCGTCAGCCTGGTCTGGGTCGGCTACAGCCTGCTCAGCTTTTCGGTTGCGCTGGGGCTGGCCCTCGCCGACGTACGCGGCCTGCGTCTGCCCTCCTCAGGACAGCAGCGCCCGTCGGTCGGCCAGCGGCTGCGCGTACTGGCGCGGGTCCTGCCGCGGCGCCGTCGGCGTTACGCTCTGGCGGCCGGTACGGCCACCCTTGCCCTGCTGGCGGTGGCCACGGTGGCCCTGCCCAACCTGGACCCCTCAGCCGCCGCCGCCTTCGAGCCCAGCGCCAAGCCGTCCGAGCTGAAGGTTGGGCTGGCGCTGGCAGGGGACGCCCCACCGAGCGGCTCAATCGCCCTGGGTCGGAAGTGGGACCTCATCGGCCGGACGCAACAGGTCGATGAGCCGTTTGACCTGGCCTGGATGAGCAGCCGTCGCCAGGAAGGGACCACCCCCTGGATCACGCTGGTGTTCGGCACCGGCGGCGATGATCTGGACAGCGGGCTGCCGGCTATCGTCAACGGGACCCACGACGGCGAGCTGCGTCGGTGGGCCGACCAGGCTCGCGCCTTCGGAGGGCCGATCTACCTCACGGTGCTTCCCCAGGTCGATCGGAGCTGGGCCGCGACCACTGCGGTGGCCCATGGTGGGATCCCCGCCGACGTCGGCCCGGCCTGGTCCCATGTGAGAGAGCTCTTCCGGTCCGAGGGCGCCAACAATGTCGCCTTCGTGTGGGCCCCGGCCGATCCTGACAGTGATCAGCTTTTCGCACCGGCCGCGAACCAGGTTGACGCAGTCCTCCTCAGCCTGATCAGCTACCCCGGCACCAGCTGGGCAGATCCCGACCGCGCGATCACGGCGGTGCAGGCACGTCACCCGGGCAAGGCGGTGCTGCTGGAGATCAGTGCCGCCGGCAGCGACTCCGCCAAGGCCACCTGGATCAGCAAGGCCGTACACGCCGCGCAGAAGAACGGGCAGGTGCGCGCACTGATCTATCACCAGGCCCCGCCGGACGGGTCCAAGGATCCACGATGGCCGTTGCTTCCGGGCTCCTCGTCGGCGCGGTCTTTCGAGGCTGCCTCGGTGTCGGGCACTGCGGGAACGGAGGTTCAGCGATGA
- a CDS encoding pyridoxal phosphate-dependent aminotransferase has translation MASPWKADRVRSATTTIFAEMSALALSTGSINLGQGFPDTDGPDFMLETARQAIADGINQYPPGRGIQSLRQAVVDHTSRHYGLHYDADLEVLVTTGATEALAAAILAFVNPGDEVVALEPFYDSYAASIDLAGGTRVGVGLFGPDFVLDLAEFERAFTAHTKMVLINSPHNPTGAVLPPEQLAEIARICVDHDVLVVCDEVYEHLVYDDATHVPLASYPGMRERTVRISSSGKTFSATGWKIGWALAPAELITEITAVKQFLTYVSGAPFQPAIARALNEGDDWVAELRVDLQRKRDLLAEGLRSMGLSPALPRGTYFMTTDVRPLGYHDGLEFCRELPGRCGVVAIPHQVFYDNTAAGAPYVRWAFCKRDEVLEQAVERLAKLG, from the coding sequence ATGGCCTCACCTTGGAAGGCGGATCGGGTCCGATCGGCCACCACCACCATCTTCGCCGAGATGTCCGCGCTCGCACTCTCGACCGGGTCCATCAATCTGGGTCAGGGGTTCCCCGACACCGACGGTCCCGATTTCATGCTGGAGACCGCCCGGCAGGCCATCGCCGACGGGATCAACCAGTATCCGCCGGGCCGGGGGATCCAGTCGCTCAGGCAGGCCGTCGTCGACCACACCTCGAGGCACTACGGCCTCCACTACGACGCCGACCTCGAAGTGCTGGTCACCACCGGGGCCACCGAAGCATTGGCCGCGGCCATCCTGGCCTTCGTCAACCCCGGCGACGAGGTGGTCGCCTTGGAGCCGTTCTACGACTCCTATGCGGCCTCTATCGACCTTGCCGGCGGCACCCGGGTCGGCGTCGGTCTGTTCGGCCCCGACTTCGTCCTTGACCTTGCCGAGTTCGAGCGGGCCTTCACCGCGCACACCAAGATGGTGTTGATCAACTCGCCGCACAATCCGACCGGTGCCGTGCTGCCGCCGGAGCAGCTGGCAGAGATCGCCAGGATCTGTGTTGATCATGATGTGTTGGTGGTCTGCGACGAGGTGTACGAGCATCTGGTGTACGACGATGCCACGCATGTGCCGCTCGCCTCGTACCCCGGTATGCGGGAACGGACGGTCCGGATCTCCTCGTCGGGCAAGACCTTCTCCGCCACGGGTTGGAAGATCGGCTGGGCGCTGGCACCGGCCGAGCTGATCACCGAGATCACCGCTGTCAAGCAGTTCCTGACCTACGTGTCCGGGGCACCGTTCCAACCCGCCATCGCCCGGGCCCTCAACGAGGGGGACGACTGGGTGGCTGAGCTGAGGGTCGACCTGCAACGCAAACGGGACCTGCTCGCCGAGGGACTCAGGAGCATGGGTCTGTCCCCCGCCCTCCCCCGCGGGACCTACTTCATGACCACTGACGTCCGGCCGTTGGGCTACCACGACGGGCTGGAGTTCTGCCGCGAGCTGCCAGGTCGCTGCGGAGTGGTGGCGATCCCTCACCAGGTCTTCTACGACAACACGGCCGCCGGCGCGCCCTACGTCCGCTGGGCCTTCTGCAAGCGGGACGAGGTCCTCGAGCAGGCGGTGGAACGACTGGCCAAGCTCGGCTGA
- a CDS encoding response regulator, translating into MTQQQTILVADDEPGLVQALAINLRARGWNVVTAGTGAGALEAAAKRRPDLVVLDLGLPDMDGVDVIRGIRGWSAVPIIILSARHDSDEKVSALDAGADDYVTKPFGMDEFLARIRAALRRAQPSESDAPVVQAGELRIDLAAKKISRNGAELRLTPTEWHFLEILVRHRGRLVTHEQLLQQVWGPSYRTQSNYLRVYSAQLRRKLEADPAHPRHLITEAGMGYRFETD; encoded by the coding sequence ATGACACAGCAACAGACCATTCTGGTCGCCGACGACGAGCCTGGGCTGGTCCAGGCACTGGCCATCAACCTCCGGGCGCGCGGCTGGAACGTCGTCACCGCCGGCACCGGCGCGGGCGCGCTGGAGGCGGCGGCCAAGCGGCGCCCGGATCTGGTGGTGTTGGACCTCGGGTTGCCGGACATGGACGGGGTCGACGTCATCCGCGGAATCCGGGGTTGGTCGGCGGTGCCGATCATCATCCTCTCGGCGCGGCACGACTCCGACGAGAAGGTGAGTGCCCTGGATGCCGGCGCCGACGACTATGTCACCAAGCCGTTCGGGATGGACGAGTTCCTCGCACGTATCCGGGCCGCTCTTCGGCGGGCACAGCCCAGCGAGAGTGATGCGCCGGTGGTGCAGGCGGGGGAGTTGCGGATCGACCTCGCGGCCAAGAAGATCTCCCGCAATGGTGCCGAGCTTCGGCTGACGCCGACCGAGTGGCACTTCCTGGAGATCCTGGTACGTCACCGCGGCCGACTGGTGACGCACGAACAACTGCTGCAGCAGGTGTGGGGACCCAGCTATCGCACCCAGAGCAACTATCTCCGGGTCTATTCTGCCCAGCTTCGGCGCAAGCTCGAGGCGGACCCTGCGCACCCCAGACACCTCATCACCGAAGCCGGGATGGGATACCGCTTCGAGACCGACTGA